The nucleotide window TCTTTCGGGAGCAGCGGGGAGAAGAGCGAGCGCCAGTCCGCGTACGGCTTGGCGAAGGTCACCCGGACCTGGAGGTCGTCACTGCCGCGCTCGATCTTCTCGACGCGTTCGTAGCCGGCGTTGCGGGCGGTCCAGTACGCCGAGTCCTTGCCGCTCAGCGCGCGCCACTGGGCGACGAAGTCGGGGGCCCCGATCTCCCGCCCGTTGCTCCACACCGCCTGCTGGTTGAGCTTGTAGAGCACGACCTGCTTGGGCTCCCGCTCGACGATCTTCGCGGACTCCAGATAGTCCGGGTTGAGCCGCGGTGTGCCCCTGGTGTCCATCGGGAAGAGCGAGGGAAGCAGTGCTCCGGTGACGCGGGCGGTCGAACTGTCGGCGTCCGCCTGATAGGTGTTGAGCGTGCTGGGCATCGCGTCGATGGCCCAGTTGACCGTGCCGCCGTCCCGCACCAGGTCCCGGGCGGCCGGGGCGATGTCCTGGGGGACGGGTGCGGAGAAGGTCTCCTGGCTGCCCGAACTGCATCCGGCCAGCACCGGGATCGTGAGCACACCCGTCGTGAGGAGCGCGAGGGAGCGGCGCTTTCGGGCTGTCCCGCGCGGGACGCCGACGTGGGACATGGCTGATACCTCCGGGGCCGACCCGGACCACCCGTACCGGAATGGCCCGGATTCTTCATGTTTGGTGGCATTTGCAGTTGATCACACTGGTTCCGTCCATCCACTGAAGGCGCCTCCGCGCGAGAGGGGGCGCAGACACGGCGCGGCACGCCGTGAACCTCACCCGGGCGGCGGAACGGCCGGCCCCCGGCCCCGCCCGAGACGGGGATGCACGCTCCCTTCACAAAGCAGATGTGACGCGCGACACTCGCTTGCGCATGAGCATTGCCACCCGCCTACCGCGGAAGTGAGGGCAAGTCATGTCCCTGCACGAGGAATTGACGGCTTTTCAGCACTGTCTCGACGACCTGGTCCGCACCGTCGGCCGACTGGAGCGCAGCCTGGCGCGCCTGCGCGAGGACGCGGCGGGCCGGACCGGCTCCCCGGAGCACCCTGCCGGCATGGTCACCATCACCGAGGCGCCGTACGACGCCACGCTGTGGACGGACTCGGACGACGAAGGTCTGGGAGTCCGCGGCCGGCACGCCCCCTAGGCCCGGGAGGTCCGAGCCGCAGCCCCGGCCCCTTGACGGCCCAGTCACCCAGCCCCAGGAGCACTCCTTGGCCACCGGTACGGAACCAGGCACGCAGCCACCGCACCCGCCCACGAGACCGACGCGGCCCAGCGGCGGCGGCGTGGGCGGCACCGGTGTACGCCACGGCTCGCGCGCCGCCATCGCCGCCCGGCATCTGCGCACCGACCGCTGGTGGCTGGCGCCCGCCGCGACGGCCGGCGGGCTGCTCGCCTTCATCGTCTACTCGACGTGGCGGGCCTTCGCGAACGCCGACTACTACGCCGCCCCGTACGTGTCACCGTTCTACTCGCCGTGTCTGGCGGAGAACTGCGCGCCGATGCGGTCCGGCCCCAACTGGGAGATCCTCGGCAGCTGGTGGGGCCTCTCGCCCGCCCTGATCGTCCTGGTCTTCCCGCTGGGCTTCCGGCTGACCTGCTACTACTACCGCAAGGCGTACTACCGCGGTTTCTGGGCCTCTCCCCCGGCCTGCGCGGTCGCCGAGCCGCATGCCTCGTACACCGGCGAGACCCGCTTCCCGCTGATCCTGCAGAACATGCACCGGTACTTCTTCTACGCGGCGCTCCCGGTCGCCGGAATCCTCACGTACGACACCGTGCTCGCCTTCCGCGACGAGCACTACGCCTGGGGACACATGGGGCTCGGTTCCCTGATCTTCCTGGTGAACATCACCCTGATCTGGGCGTACACCCTCTCCTGCCACTCCTGCCGACACATCATCGGCGGCCGGCTGCGGCACTTCTCCAAGCACCCCGTGCGCTACCGCCTCTGGGGCTGGGCCGGGAAGCTCAACGGCCGGCACACGCAGCTCGCCTGGGCCTCCCTGATCAGTGTGGCGGTGGCCGACTTCTACGTGTATCTCGTCGCGTCCGGCGCTTTCGACGATCCGAGGTTTTTCTGAATGACTGAGCTCGAACGGCAGCAGTGGGACGTCGTGGTGGTCGGAGCCGGCGGCGCCGGTCTGCGGGCCGCGATCGAGGCCCGGGAGCGCGGAGCCCGTACCGCCGTCATCTGCAAATCGCTCTTCGGTAAGGCCCACACCGTCATGGCGGAGGGCGGAATCGCCGCCTCCATGGGCAATGTGAACTCCGGGGACAACTGGCAGGTGCACTTCCGCGACACCATGCGCGGCGGGAAGTTCCTCAACCAGTGGCGGATGGCCGAGCTCCACGCCAAGGAGGCGCCCGACCGCGTCTGGGAACTGGAGACCTGGGGTGCGCTCTTCGACCGCACACCCGACGGCAGGATCTCCCAGCGCAACTTCGGCGGCCACGAGTACCCGCGGCTCGCGCACGTCGGGGACCGGACCGGCCTCGAACTCATCCGTACGCTCCAGCAGAGGATCGTGGCCCTGCAGCAGGAGGACTTCCGGGAGACCGGCGACTACGAGTCACGCCTGAAGGTCTTCCAGGAGTGCACCGTCACGCGCGTCCTCAAGGACGGCGGGAGGGTCAGCGGCACCTTCTGCTACGAGCGCGAGTCGGGCCGCTTCTTCGTGCTCGAAGCGCCCGCGGTCGTCCTCGCCACCGGCGGGATCGGCAAGTCCTTCAAGGTGACGTCGAACTCCTGGGAGTACACGGGAGACGGTCACGCCCTGGCGCTGCTGGCCGGTGCGCCGCTGCTGCACATGGAGTTCGTGCAGTTCCATCCGACCGGCATGGTCTGGCCTCCGTCGGTGAAGGGGATCCTCGTCACCGAGTCGGTGCGGGGCGACGGCGGGGTGCTGCGCAACTCCGAGGGCAGGCGGTTCATGTTCGACTACGTCCCCGAGGTGTTCAAGGAGAAGTACGCCCAGTCGGAGGAGGAGGGCGACCGCTGGTACGAGGACCCGGACCACAACCGCCGCCCGCCCGAACTGCTGCCGCGCGACGAGGTCGCGCGCGCCATCAACTCCGAGGTGAAGGCCGGCCGCGGTTCACCGCACGGCGGGGTCTTCCTGGATGTGTCGACCCGGATGTCCGCGGAACGGATCCGCCGCCGACTTCCCTCTATGTACCACCAGTTCAAGGAGCTGGCCGACGTCGACATCACTGCGGAGGCGATGGAGGTCGGGCCGACCTGTCACTACGTGATGGGCGGGATCGCCGTCGAATCCGACACCGCGTCCGCGCTCGCCGTACCCGGGCTCTACGCGGCGGGCGAGGTGGCGGGCGGGATGCACGGCTCCAACCGGCTGGGTGGCAACTCCCTCTCCGACCTGCTGGTCTTCGGAAGACGGGCGGGACTGCACGCCGCCGAGTACGCGGCGGGGCTGTCCGCCCTGCCGGCCGTGGACGAGGGGCAGATCGACGCGGCGGCGACGGAGGCCCTGCGTCCGTTCGACGCGGAGGGTCTGACGGGCGGGAACGGGGCAGCGGGCGGGGGTGGGGCTGAGGACGGGGCCGGGGCTGTCGCCGCCGCGGAGAATCCGTACGCCCTGCACCAGGAACTCCAGCAGACGATGAACGACCTGGTCGGCATCATCCGCCGCGCGCCGGAGATGGAACAGGCCCTGGAGAAACTGGCAGGACTGCGCGTACGGGCACACCGCGCCGCGGTCGAGGGTCACCGGCAGTTCAACCCCGGCTGGCACCTCTCCCTGGACCTGCGGAACATGCTGCTGGTCAGCGAGTGCATCGCGCGGGCTGCGCTGGAGCGCACCGAGAGCCGGGGCGGTCACACCCGCGAGGACTGCCCCACGATGGAGCGCTCCTGGCGTCCGGTGACTCTGCTGTGCCGGCTGGCCGGCCCGGAGGGCCTGGAGGGCTGGAAGGCCGCGGAGGGCTCGGAGGATGCGCTGCGTGGGCAGATCGAACTCGTGAAGACGTCGACCGATCCCATCCGTCCGGATCTGCTCGCCCTGTTCGAGAAGGATGAGCTGGTCAAGTACCTCGCCGAAGAGGAGCTGTACGAGTGAGCAGCTACAACGCGCGGTTCAGGGTATGGCGCGGGGACACCGACGGAGGCGGCCTGGAGGACTACACGGCCGAGGTGAACGAGGGCGAGGTCGTCCTCGACATCATCCACCGCATCCAGGCCACGCAGGCGGGCGATCTCGCAGTCCGCTGGAACTGCAAGGCGGGCAAGTGCGGCTCGTGCAGCGCGGAGATCAACGGCCGGCCACGGTTGCTGTGCATGACCCGTATGTCGGTGTTCGACCGCCAGGAGACGATCACCGTCACACCGCTGCGGGCCTTCCCGGTCATCCGCGATCTGGTGACGGACGTGACGTTCAACTACACCAAGGCGCGGGAAGTGCCCGCCTTCGTGCCGCCCGAGGGGGTGAAGGCGGGCGACTACCGGATGCAGCAGATCGACGTGGAGCGCTCGCAGGAGTTCCGCAAGTGCATCGAGTGCTTCCTGTGCCAGGACACCTGCCATGTGGTGCGTGACCACGAGGAGAACAAGGCGTCGTTCGCCGGCCCTCGCTTTCTGATGCGGGTGGCGGAACTGGACATGCACCCGCTGGACGCGGCCGCCGCATCGGGCCTCGACCGGAAGGCGACGGCGCAGGAGGAGCACGGGCTGGGTTACTGCAACATCACCAAGTGCTGCACGGAGGTGTGCCCCGAGAACATCAAGATCACGGACAACGCGCTGATCCCGCTGAAGGAGCGCGCCGCTGACCGGAAATACGACCCGCTGGTCTGGCTGGGCAACCGGATCGGCCGCCGCGGGGACGGAGTGTGAGGCAGACGCGGCCCGTCCGGCGCCGCTGCGAATCGGCCACCCCCGGGCGGGTGGCCTTGCCGGTTCGGGCCCCCGCAATCTAGGGTGAATGCGCTTTCATCGGCTGGGTAGGCAGCACCGTCGGCCCAACGCCACCGGTCGGTGCCGGCAGTCGGAAGCAGCAGTCGAATCAGCAGTCAGCACACGCATCAGGCGCGTCGCTACGGAAGAAGAAGCGGACGGTCGGTCGAGTGAGCGCCCCCACGGTCTACGACGTCGCGGAACGGTCGGGCGTCTCCATCGCCACGGTCTCCCGGGTCTACCGCAATCCGGACTCCGTACGGGCCCAGACCCGTGAGCGGGTCCTGGGGGCGGCCCGCGAACTCGGATACGTGCCGAGCGGCAACGCCCGAGGCCTGGCCAGCCGCACCACCGGGGTGCTCGGCCTCTGCTTTCCCGACTACTCCGATCCCGACGCCGAGACCTCCGCGGCCGCAACCGATGCGGACGACGACAACGCGGTCATGCTCTACTCCGACCAGATCATCCGGGGCATGGAGCGGGCCGCCCGTCGGCACGGCTACGCCCTGCTGATCGCCGCGTCGCTGGACGGCGGCCCGGAGAGCCTCGTGGCCAAGGTGGCGGGCCGGGTCGACGGCTTCGCCGTCCTGTCACAGACGGTGCCGACCTCGGACCTCGAAGTGATATCGCGACGGCTGCCCGTCGTGATGCTCGCGGGCCCGCGCGAGATCGACCATCTCGACCACATCGTGGTGGCCAACGCCGACGGTGAACGCGAGCTCGCCCGCCACCTCATCCAGGACCACGGGTTGCGCCGGCCGGCCTTCGTGGGCGGCGAGGTGAACTCGCCGGACGCCGAGGCGCGGTTCCGCGGCTTCCAGGAGGCATGCCGGGAGGCCGGGCTGCCGGTGCCGGAGGAGCCCGCGCTGCGGGCCGGGATGATGACGCAGGCCGAGGGCGCACGGGCGGCCGAATCGCTGCTGGACCGGGCGTCGGACGGCGAACGGCCGGACGCGCTGCTGTTCGCCAACGACCAGATGGCCGTGGGCGCGCTGTACGCCCTGGAACGACGCGGGGTGCGCGTGCCCGAGGACATCGCCGTGACGGGCTTCGACGGTATCCCGCTGAGCCGGATCGTACGGCCGACGCTGACGACCGTCAGGCAGCCCATGCAGCAGCTGGGCGAACAGGCGGTCGAGCTGCTGGTACGCCGCCTCGGCGACCGGGACCGCGAACCCGTCTCACTGGAACTGCCGGTCTCGATGGCCCGCAGGGCAAGCTGCGGCTGCGGCTGAGCTCACCCGGTGGGGCTTACGGCCGGGGCGACGCAGCGGTGACCGCCGGGAGGGGAAGGAACGGTCACCGCCCCGGCCGGGGCCACGGAACGGTCACCGCCCGACCACGCCGGACGGGCGGCGGGCCGACCGGACGGTCAGCGCCGGGTCACCGTCCCAGCCACTCACCGAAGAAGCGCCGTCGGCTCACGCGCAGCGCCTCCACCTGCGCGTCGAGCTCCTCGTACGGGAAGTGCCCGGCGCTCAGCACCTGCAGTTCCCGTACGCCGGGCAGTGCGTTGTACACGGCGAACTGCCCGGGCGGCGGGACCGCCGGGTCGAACAGCGCGGCGGCAACCAGGGTCGGAATCCGCAGCCGCGCGGCAGCGGACGCGGCGTCGAAATACCGGAGTACGCCGGTGACCTCGGGGTGATCCCGGTGGTGCTCCCGCACCGATTCGCCGCTGCCGACGCTCTGCAGCGTGAGCCGCAACGAATGGTTGCCGAACGTCGGCACTGTCAGCTGCGCCGCGGCGAACCGGTCATCCCAGGGAAGCGCGAGGGCCCCCAGCCCGCCCCCGAAGCTCTCCCCCAGATAACCGAGACGCCCGAGGTCCGGCACGAGTTCTGCCAGGGCGGAGGCGGCACACCACAGGTCGGCGACGCAGCCGCCGATCACATAGGTGTCGCGCGCTCCGATGCCGTGCAGCACGTGCCCCACGGCAGCCTCCGGGATGCCGGACCGCAGCCCCCGGGTCCCCATACCCCGTACGCATGGCAGGATCGCGGCGGACCGTGGCAGCGGCAGCGGCACGTCGGGGCCCGGACGGTCCCGGCCCCCGTAGCCGTGTCCGATGACGAATCCGTGCCTGGCCGGCCCGTCCGAGGGCAGAGCCACCCAGCCTCCGACACGTATCCCGCCCACGGAGCTGTACGTCACCCCGTGAACCCGCACACCGTCGCGCTCCTCCTCGACCGGGCCGAGCTCCGGCGCGGTGTCCACCTTCCGCGCCCTCTCGTACTCCGCCTGCCAGAACGCCGCGAAGTCTCCGGGGGCCTCCGGGGCGGAAGTGCTGAGCAGTTCGTCCAGCTCGCACCCATAGGAAGGATCGAAGGGGAAGTCATGTGCGAACGAAGCCATGACCGGGACCCTAGACCGCCTCTCCCGGACCTCAGGGCCCTGCCCCGGAGCCTGGCGTGGGCCTGCGTGGGCCTGCGTGGGCCTGCGTGGGCCTGCGTGGGCCTGCGTGGGCCTTGTGCGTGAACCTTGTGCGTGGGCCTGTGCGTGGGCTGCTCGTGGGCCTTGTGCGTGGGCCTCGCACAACCCTGCCTAATGGGTCACATCAGTTTCTGATCCCCACAGGTCCCACATAGCGTCTGAAGTTGAACATTCAGATGTCCAGCACGTTGCACGAGTGTGACCTGGCACCCTCTTGCGGATTCCCGAACGCCTGCCGCAGAGTGATGTATGCGCTTACAGGCAGCGCATACATTCGGATTGCTCAAGGAGGAGCCCTCCATGTCCCGCACCGCCAGAACCGTCTCCGCCGGTATCGCAGTCGCCCTCGCCTTCGGCATCACCGCCTGCGGCGGCTCCGGGGGCGAAGACGTCGCCGCGGACAAGAAGCAGACGCTCACCGTCTGGGCCATGGGGGCCGAGGGCGAGAAGCTCGCGGATGTGGCCAAGGTCTACGAGAAGGCCAATCCGAACATCACTGTCAAGGTGACCCCGGTCGGCTGGGATGTCGCCCACCAGAAGCTGGTCTCCGCCGCCGCCGCAGGCACCATGCCGGACGTGGCGCAGATGGGCGGCAGTTACATGGGCGAGTTCTCCGAGCTCGGCGTACTGGAACCGGTCGACGCCAGGGTCTTCGACAAGGGGGACTTCTTCCCGGCCGGCTGGAACCAGGGCGAGGTGGACGGCACCGCGTACGGCGTGCCCTGGTACGTCGACACGCGCGTGCTCTACTACCGCACCGACCTCGCCGAGAAGGCCGGCATCGCCAAGGCTCCGGCCAACTGGCAGGAGATGCAGGACCTCGCCACCGCCTATCAGAAGAAGGCGGGCACCAAGTGGGGCCTGTCCATCCAGCCCAGTGGCCTGGACACGGTGCAGAACTTCTACTCCTTCCTGTACTCGGCCGGCGGCGAGATCGTCAACGACAAGGGCGAAGCCGTCATCGACAGCCCCGAGGCCGTCAAGGCACTCAAGGAGTACGGCTCGTACTTCGACAAGGGCCTCTCCAACAAGTCCGTGCAGCCCGGCTACGACGTGGTGAAGGACTTCGGCAACGGCCGGGTCCCCATGTTCTTCGGCGGGCCCTGGCACGTGACCCTCCTCAACGAGGGCCAGCCTCAGATCAAGGGCAAGTGGGCGGTGGCCAACGTCCCCGCCGACAAGGCCTCCGTCTCCATGGCCGGTGGCTCCTCCCTGGTGATCTCCAAGGACAGCGAGCACAAGGCCGCCGCCACGGAGTTCATCAAGTACCTGACCGACACCAAGGGCCAGGCCGACTGGTACGAGCGCTCCAAGGACCTGCCCGCGAACACCGCGGCCTGGACCTCCGGCACGCTCGCCGACGACGCCGGGCTCCAGGTGTTCAAGAAGCAGATGGACACCGCCAAGTCCACCCCGTCCCTCCCCAAGTGGACGGAGATCACCGACAAGGTCGACCAGGCCATCGCGAAGGTGACACAGGGCAAGGCGTCCGCCGAAGACGCGCTGGACACGGCGCAGTCCGAGATCGAAGGGCTCGTGAAGTAGGGGTCATGAGCACCACGACCGGAAAGGCCGCGCAGCCGGCCAAGGTGACAGCTGGGCCGGGGGCGTCCAGGTCCCCGGCCGCCGGGCCCGGGAACCACGAGGGTCGCCGAGGTCGCAAGAAGACTTCGATGGGCGTGCAGAACGCGGCTGGCTGGCTGTTCTCCACTCCCTTCCTCGTCATCTTCACCGTCTTCATGGCGTTCCCCATCCTGGCAACGCTGCTGATGAGTTTCACGGACTTCGGGCTTCGCAACGTCACCCGCCCGCTGGACGCGAACTTCATCGGCTTCGAGAACTACGTCAATCTGTTCGGCGACGAGAGATTTCTCAAGTCGCTCTTCAACACGGCGTACTTCGTGGTCATCGGTGTCCCCCTGACCATCGCCCTCGGTCTGGTCGTCGCCGTACTGCTGAACAACGGCATCGACAAGGCGCGGACCTTCTTCCGCGTCGGCTTCTACGCCCCGGTGGTGACGACCATCGTCGCGGTCGCCGTGGTCTGGCGGTTCGTACTCGACCCGAGTGACGGGCTGATCGCGGGCGTCCTCTCCGAAGTCGGTCTCACGTCACCCGACTTCCTCGGGTCCGAGACGCTCGCCATGCCGTCGATGATCGCGATGGCGGTCTGGCGCAACGTCGGCACGGTCATGGTGCTCTTCATCGCAGGACTGCAGGCCATCCCCACAGAGGTCCGGGAAGCCGCCAGGCTGGACGGCGCCGGCGCCTGGCAGGAGTTCCGAGGGATCACAGTCCCTCTGCTGCGGCCCACGCTGCTCTACGCCACGGTGATCACCACCATCGGCTACCTCAACGTCTTCGAGGAGCCGTTCGTGATGACGCAGGGCGGCCCTTCCGACTCCACCCTCACCGTCTCGCTGAACATGTACCGCGAGGGGTTCAACTTCTTCCACATGGGCTATGCGAGCGCCATGGCGTATGTCCTCTTCGTGGTGATCATGGGCATCACGGTGCTCCAGCTCCGACTGCTGAAGGACAACACCAAATGAGCGCCAGCAATGCACCCGGTGCCGTGCGGAGGGCGCTGCCGAAGAAGTCCGAGGGTGAGCAGCGAGGACCCCGGAGCCCGAAGCGACTTCTGGTCTATTTCCTCTTGTCGCTCGGTCTGCTGGTCATGTCGGCGCCGTTCCTCTGGATGGCCGTTTCGGCATTCAAGACGACGGGCGAACTGTCGGCCAGCCCGCCGGTATGGATTCCGACCGAGTGGACCCTGGAGAACTTCCGGAAACTGCTCGACAAGCTGAATCTGCCGCTGTACTTCATGAACTCGGTGATCGTGGCGCTGCTCGTCACCGTCTCGAACCTGGTCTTCTGCTCGATGCTCGGCTACGCACTGGCCAAGCTGTACTTCGTCGGCCGCAACAAGATCTTCGGTCTGGTGCTCGGGGCCCTGATGGTCCCCGGCAACCTGATGCTGCTGCCGCTCTTCGTGCTGATGAGCAAGCTCCAGCTGATCGACTCGTACGCCGGCCTCGTGCTGCCGTTCGCCGCAGGCGCCTTTGGTGTCTTCCTGATGCGGCAGTTCATGCAGTCGATCCCGGACGAGCTGCTGGAAGCGGCCCGGATGGACGGTGCCGGCGAGTGGTACATCTTCTGGCGGATCGTGATGCCACTGGTGAAGCCTGCCCTCGCCACCCTGTCGATCTTCACCTTCCTCGGCTCCTGGAACAACTTCGTCTGGCCGCTCATCGCGACCA belongs to Streptomyces finlayi and includes:
- a CDS encoding fumarate reductase/succinate dehydrogenase flavoprotein subunit produces the protein MTELERQQWDVVVVGAGGAGLRAAIEARERGARTAVICKSLFGKAHTVMAEGGIAASMGNVNSGDNWQVHFRDTMRGGKFLNQWRMAELHAKEAPDRVWELETWGALFDRTPDGRISQRNFGGHEYPRLAHVGDRTGLELIRTLQQRIVALQQEDFRETGDYESRLKVFQECTVTRVLKDGGRVSGTFCYERESGRFFVLEAPAVVLATGGIGKSFKVTSNSWEYTGDGHALALLAGAPLLHMEFVQFHPTGMVWPPSVKGILVTESVRGDGGVLRNSEGRRFMFDYVPEVFKEKYAQSEEEGDRWYEDPDHNRRPPELLPRDEVARAINSEVKAGRGSPHGGVFLDVSTRMSAERIRRRLPSMYHQFKELADVDITAEAMEVGPTCHYVMGGIAVESDTASALAVPGLYAAGEVAGGMHGSNRLGGNSLSDLLVFGRRAGLHAAEYAAGLSALPAVDEGQIDAAATEALRPFDAEGLTGGNGAAGGGGAEDGAGAVAAAENPYALHQELQQTMNDLVGIIRRAPEMEQALEKLAGLRVRAHRAAVEGHRQFNPGWHLSLDLRNMLLVSECIARAALERTESRGGHTREDCPTMERSWRPVTLLCRLAGPEGLEGWKAAEGSEDALRGQIELVKTSTDPIRPDLLALFEKDELVKYLAEEELYE
- a CDS encoding succinate dehydrogenase/fumarate reductase iron-sulfur subunit, translated to MSSYNARFRVWRGDTDGGGLEDYTAEVNEGEVVLDIIHRIQATQAGDLAVRWNCKAGKCGSCSAEINGRPRLLCMTRMSVFDRQETITVTPLRAFPVIRDLVTDVTFNYTKAREVPAFVPPEGVKAGDYRMQQIDVERSQEFRKCIECFLCQDTCHVVRDHEENKASFAGPRFLMRVAELDMHPLDAAAASGLDRKATAQEEHGLGYCNITKCCTEVCPENIKITDNALIPLKERAADRKYDPLVWLGNRIGRRGDGV
- a CDS encoding LacI family DNA-binding transcriptional regulator; protein product: MSAPTVYDVAERSGVSIATVSRVYRNPDSVRAQTRERVLGAARELGYVPSGNARGLASRTTGVLGLCFPDYSDPDAETSAAATDADDDNAVMLYSDQIIRGMERAARRHGYALLIAASLDGGPESLVAKVAGRVDGFAVLSQTVPTSDLEVISRRLPVVMLAGPREIDHLDHIVVANADGERELARHLIQDHGLRRPAFVGGEVNSPDAEARFRGFQEACREAGLPVPEEPALRAGMMTQAEGARAAESLLDRASDGERPDALLFANDQMAVGALYALERRGVRVPEDIAVTGFDGIPLSRIVRPTLTTVRQPMQQLGEQAVELLVRRLGDRDREPVSLELPVSMARRASCGCG
- a CDS encoding acetylxylan esterase; this encodes MASFAHDFPFDPSYGCELDELLSTSAPEAPGDFAAFWQAEYERARKVDTAPELGPVEEERDGVRVHGVTYSSVGGIRVGGWVALPSDGPARHGFVIGHGYGGRDRPGPDVPLPLPRSAAILPCVRGMGTRGLRSGIPEAAVGHVLHGIGARDTYVIGGCVADLWCAASALAELVPDLGRLGYLGESFGGGLGALALPWDDRFAAAQLTVPTFGNHSLRLTLQSVGSGESVREHHRDHPEVTGVLRYFDAASAAARLRIPTLVAAALFDPAVPPPGQFAVYNALPGVRELQVLSAGHFPYEELDAQVEALRVSRRRFFGEWLGR
- a CDS encoding sugar ABC transporter substrate-binding protein, producing MSRTARTVSAGIAVALAFGITACGGSGGEDVAADKKQTLTVWAMGAEGEKLADVAKVYEKANPNITVKVTPVGWDVAHQKLVSAAAAGTMPDVAQMGGSYMGEFSELGVLEPVDARVFDKGDFFPAGWNQGEVDGTAYGVPWYVDTRVLYYRTDLAEKAGIAKAPANWQEMQDLATAYQKKAGTKWGLSIQPSGLDTVQNFYSFLYSAGGEIVNDKGEAVIDSPEAVKALKEYGSYFDKGLSNKSVQPGYDVVKDFGNGRVPMFFGGPWHVTLLNEGQPQIKGKWAVANVPADKASVSMAGGSSLVISKDSEHKAAATEFIKYLTDTKGQADWYERSKDLPANTAAWTSGTLADDAGLQVFKKQMDTAKSTPSLPKWTEITDKVDQAIAKVTQGKASAEDALDTAQSEIEGLVK
- a CDS encoding carbohydrate ABC transporter permease produces the protein MSTTTGKAAQPAKVTAGPGASRSPAAGPGNHEGRRGRKKTSMGVQNAAGWLFSTPFLVIFTVFMAFPILATLLMSFTDFGLRNVTRPLDANFIGFENYVNLFGDERFLKSLFNTAYFVVIGVPLTIALGLVVAVLLNNGIDKARTFFRVGFYAPVVTTIVAVAVVWRFVLDPSDGLIAGVLSEVGLTSPDFLGSETLAMPSMIAMAVWRNVGTVMVLFIAGLQAIPTEVREAARLDGAGAWQEFRGITVPLLRPTLLYATVITTIGYLNVFEEPFVMTQGGPSDSTLTVSLNMYREGFNFFHMGYASAMAYVLFVVIMGITVLQLRLLKDNTK
- a CDS encoding carbohydrate ABC transporter permease; its protein translation is MSASNAPGAVRRALPKKSEGEQRGPRSPKRLLVYFLLSLGLLVMSAPFLWMAVSAFKTTGELSASPPVWIPTEWTLENFRKLLDKLNLPLYFMNSVIVALLVTVSNLVFCSMLGYALAKLYFVGRNKIFGLVLGALMVPGNLMLLPLFVLMSKLQLIDSYAGLVLPFAAGAFGVFLMRQFMQSIPDELLEAARMDGAGEWYIFWRIVMPLVKPALATLSIFTFLGSWNNFVWPLIATNDPDKYTLPVALATFATDPNKAGGSNGMLMAGAFLVVLPVLVLFIALQRHFTQGIATAGMK